GAGGTAGCACGTAACTTTTTAGAAGAACATCAACAACAATTTCTTTGTCCAGTTTGTCATGGACAGGTTCAGTTAAACGAATATAGCTTAACCTGTAAAATAGGGCATCGATTTGATCTTTCGAAAAAAGGAACGATTTATTTTCTTTCTCATAGTATTCAAACAGAATACAGTAAAGAAATGTTAGAACCTCGTGGACGTATGATCAAAAGTGGAATGTATCGTCCGTTATTGGAAGAAATCAGTGAGCATATCGAGCCAACTGCCAGTGTGTTGGATGTGGGCTGCGGTGAAGGTAGTTTCTTATCGGAACTTAGTCGATTAGGTGTACATGGGTCGAAATTTGGCTTTGATATTTCTAAAGAGGGGATCTATTTAGCTAGTAGTCAAGTCGTTGATGCTTTTTGGTGTGTTGCTGATTTAACGAACTTGCCCTTTGCAGATCATTCAATGGATACGATCTTGAATATTTTTTCTCCGTCACACTACCAGGAATTTCAACGAGTCTTAACAAAGGATGGAGTCTTGGTCAAGGTGATACCAGAAGCGGATTATCTGAAAGAATTACGGGCTGCATTTTATCCAGAGGATGAACGGAAACAAACTTATTCAAATGAAAAAGTGTTAGCAAAATTTACTAACGAAATGGATGTTTTGGTGAATGAAAGAATACGGTATACATTTGAAATACCGGAGGAAAATCGTTTGGATCTATTAGAGATGTCTCCTTTGGAATGGGGCGCATCAGAACAAGTCAAAGAACAATTAAAAAAAGACCCGCTAAAAGAAATTACAATTGACGTCCGGATGTTAAAAGGGAAGGTGAAATAGCGCTTACATTTAGTTAATTTGCGAAAAGGTATTGCAAAGCTCTAATATTGGTGTTATATTACATACAAGTTGTTTTTTCATTGGTTTTTATCAGGTTCCTGTTCTGATAAAAGTTAGTGAGAAGAGCTTCACTAACGTAACGACTCGCAGTGATTGACACCGAGGCGGTACGTTTTTTTTATGCCGATAATTAATAAAAAAAGTAAAATTTATGTCATTCAATTGAAAGGAAATTGTAATTATGACCAACCATATTGTCTTATTTGAACCACAAATTCCGGCAAATACTGGAAATATTGCTCGGACATGTGCCGCAACGAACTCTCCTTTACATCTCATCGAGCCGTTAGGTTTCTCAACAGATGACAAACACCTGAAACGTGCAGGATTAGATTATTGGAATGATGTGAATATTATGTACCATAAAGATTTGGCTGCATTTTTGAATCACTTAGGAGAACAACCGCTGCATTTGATCACAAAATTTGCGAATCGGACGTATAGCGAAGTGGATTACACAGATGAAAAAGATCATTATTTTATGTTTGGGAAAGAAACTACAGGATTGCCTGAAGAATTTATGCGGGAGAATACAGAAAAATGTTTACGTATTCCGATGAATGATGAGCATGTCCGTTCATTAAACTTGTCCAATACGGTAGCATTAGTCGTTTATGAAGCACTGCGGCAGCAAAATTTTCCTCAATTGGAATTACAGCATCATTATGAGAATGATAAGATCGATTAACATGAGTCCGGAAAAAACTATTTTCTAGTTTTTTCCGGACTCTAATTCTTAATAAACGGTGTTCGAGCCTAAGCGATTTTTATCGCATCTTGGATTATTCATGAAGCTCTAATGGCAAGCCATCAGGATCAAAGAAAAAGGTCATTTTTTCTCCAGTAAAAGTGTCTGTTCGAATGGGTTCACAGTCGATCTCTTTGCTTTTCAAATCTGCGATAACTTCTTCAATATTCGTCACTTTAAACGCTAGGTGTCTTAAGCCTAATGCTTCTGGGTAAGAGGGACGTTTTGGATAGTCTGAAGAAATAAATAACTCCAGTTCATATACGCCTAATTTTAAATCAAGCTTGATATCGTTTTTATCTTCTCTATGGTTTTCGCGAATGATCTGAAAACCCAGTTTGTTTACATAGAATTCGATCGTCTGCTCATAATTTGAACAGTTGATCGCAATATGATGAATGGTTGTTAAAAACAAGGGAATGCCTCCTTCAAATGGGTTGATCGTGCGTCTCTCATTATACGCTATTTTTCTAGAGAAAACCTTAGAGGTGAATGGAATTTTTATAATGAAAATGATACACTAGTTAAGATAATCAATATTATAGGATCAAGGGAGTAGTCAAAAGAATGAAATTATACTTTACTCGGCATGGCAAAACAGAATGGAATCAGGAATTACGTTTTCAAGGTATGACAGGTGATTCGCCATTGTTGCCAACGAGTTATGAAGAGATAAAATTACTAGGTCAGCAAATCAAAGATGTGCCGTTTGAAAAAATTTTTTCTAGTACATCTT
This sequence is a window from Enterococcus wangshanyuanii. Protein-coding genes within it:
- a CDS encoding methyltransferase domain-containing protein, which gives rise to MLKKIEVARNFLEEHQQQFLCPVCHGQVQLNEYSLTCKIGHRFDLSKKGTIYFLSHSIQTEYSKEMLEPRGRMIKSGMYRPLLEEISEHIEPTASVLDVGCGEGSFLSELSRLGVHGSKFGFDISKEGIYLASSQVVDAFWCVADLTNLPFADHSMDTILNIFSPSHYQEFQRVLTKDGVLVKVIPEADYLKELRAAFYPEDERKQTYSNEKVLAKFTNEMDVLVNERIRYTFEIPEENRLDLLEMSPLEWGASEQVKEQLKKDPLKEITIDVRMLKGKVK
- the trmL gene encoding tRNA (uridine(34)/cytosine(34)/5-carboxymethylaminomethyluridine(34)-2'-O)-methyltransferase TrmL, encoding MTNHIVLFEPQIPANTGNIARTCAATNSPLHLIEPLGFSTDDKHLKRAGLDYWNDVNIMYHKDLAAFLNHLGEQPLHLITKFANRTYSEVDYTDEKDHYFMFGKETTGLPEEFMRENTEKCLRIPMNDEHVRSLNLSNTVALVVYEALRQQNFPQLELQHHYENDKID
- a CDS encoding VOC family protein translates to MFLTTIHHIAINCSNYEQTIEFYVNKLGFQIIRENHREDKNDIKLDLKLGVYELELFISSDYPKRPSYPEALGLRHLAFKVTNIEEVIADLKSKEIDCEPIRTDTFTGEKMTFFFDPDGLPLELHE